A part of Cupriavidus sp. D39 genomic DNA contains:
- a CDS encoding MFS transporter, translated as MPLEGPVFRSLWFAWLAANMTMWMNDVASAWLMTTLTDSAVMVALVQSASTLPVFLLGLPSGALADITDRRRYLASTQLWVAAVSLLTAALAFADALTAELLLSLTFLNGIGLAMRWPVFAAIVPEVVTREQLPAALALNGISMNLSHVVGPTVAGALLAGAGTAWVFVLNAVVAAGALVVILRWRSVKRPSTLPGECFLGAVRIGLQHVRESPRVRAVTLRVFLFSLQMSALVALMPLVARRLSGAGPGMFTLLLATMGTGAITAALLLPQWRARLDRDQIVLWGSLLHAAASAAVALAPVTWIALPAIFMVGMAWISTANTLSTAAQLALPNWVRARGMSVYQMALMGGTAFGAMLFGNVAARFGVQAAIVSAAAAGVLLLPIVRRWSVGGKDVNLDPAPTNEVPDPVAPVHPDEGPVMVTVEYHINPAHAAELVEVMQLTRAARLRRGALSWGLFRDTAIQGSLSRVLSPYENWLEHQRRLERFTAADAELRERRLAFHIGEQPPVRKRYVGDHR; from the coding sequence ATGCCACTCGAAGGCCCTGTATTCCGGAGCCTCTGGTTCGCCTGGCTGGCGGCAAACATGACAATGTGGATGAACGACGTTGCATCGGCCTGGTTGATGACAACGCTGACTGACAGCGCCGTGATGGTCGCGCTGGTCCAGAGCGCGAGCACTCTGCCAGTATTCCTGCTTGGTCTTCCAAGTGGCGCGCTGGCCGATATCACGGACCGGCGCCGGTATCTTGCTTCGACCCAGCTATGGGTGGCGGCCGTGTCCCTGCTCACTGCCGCGCTTGCCTTCGCCGACGCGCTGACAGCCGAGTTGCTCCTCTCCCTGACCTTCCTTAACGGCATAGGGCTGGCCATGCGCTGGCCTGTATTCGCCGCTATCGTGCCGGAGGTGGTTACCAGGGAACAGCTGCCGGCTGCACTGGCCTTGAACGGGATTTCGATGAATCTGTCCCATGTCGTGGGCCCTACCGTCGCCGGTGCATTGCTGGCCGGAGCCGGCACCGCGTGGGTGTTCGTGCTCAATGCCGTCGTTGCCGCGGGTGCACTCGTAGTGATTCTGCGCTGGCGCTCGGTCAAGCGACCGTCGACTCTGCCCGGCGAGTGCTTTTTGGGTGCCGTCCGTATCGGACTCCAGCACGTACGCGAGTCACCGCGGGTGCGGGCGGTCACGTTGAGAGTCTTTCTCTTTTCCCTGCAGATGAGCGCGCTCGTGGCGCTGATGCCCCTGGTTGCGCGCCGCTTGAGCGGTGCTGGCCCGGGTATGTTCACGCTGCTGTTGGCGACAATGGGGACCGGCGCCATCACCGCTGCGCTGCTGTTGCCTCAATGGCGAGCACGGCTCGACCGGGACCAGATCGTGTTGTGGGGTTCTCTTTTGCACGCAGCGGCAAGTGCTGCTGTAGCGCTTGCGCCGGTAACCTGGATCGCCCTCCCGGCCATCTTCATGGTTGGCATGGCGTGGATTTCTACAGCGAACACCCTGTCGACAGCGGCACAGCTGGCTCTGCCGAACTGGGTGCGCGCGCGTGGCATGTCGGTCTATCAGATGGCGCTGATGGGCGGCACCGCCTTTGGCGCGATGCTGTTCGGCAATGTTGCAGCCAGGTTTGGCGTACAGGCAGCCATCGTATCCGCGGCGGCGGCAGGCGTGCTGCTGCTTCCCATCGTCCGACGCTGGTCCGTGGGCGGCAAGGATGTCAACCTGGATCCGGCGCCCACCAATGAGGTGCCGGATCCGGTGGCCCCGGTTCACCCAGATGAAGGCCCCGTCATGGTGACGGTCGAATACCACATCAACCCTGCGCATGCCGCGGAGCTCGTTGAGGTGATGCAGCTCACGCGCGCAGCCAGACTGCGTCGCGGCGCGTTGTCCTGGGGGCTGTTCCGAGACACTGCGATCCAGGGATCGCTATCTCGAGTACTTTCTCCATATGAGAACTGGCTCGAGCACCAGCGCAGACTAGAGCGATTTACCGCCGCAGACGCCGAACTGCGCGAGCGACGCCTTGCCTTTCACATTGGCGAACAGCCGCCAGTGCGCAAGCGCTATGTCGGAGACCATCGGTAG
- a CDS encoding LysR family transcriptional regulator, translating to MENVRGINTFIRIVQTGNFSRAARELGITPQAASIHVKLIEDWVGVRLLNRSTRKISLTEEGASFYHTCVDAFRSIDDEVERMRDASAEVFGTVKLAAPVGMASRFIAPALGRFLEKYPRVSVDLIVQNRIPDVVAEGIDVGVLPHPLPDTTLIARRVVTSPFVLCASPAYLQRHGRPMTIADLAHHRRIDLRSWVTNAVRSWRLRSGDEIVTSQAPACLVTNDGDSLIEAMLSGAGIGLLTRYRVVPYLRSGRLETVLDGQVEGELSYSIYMQQRNQIPRKIRVMADFLYHVLSLHPDLRQE from the coding sequence ATGGAGAACGTGCGCGGTATCAATACCTTCATCCGCATTGTGCAGACCGGGAACTTCAGCCGTGCCGCACGGGAACTGGGCATCACGCCCCAGGCTGCCAGCATTCACGTCAAGCTGATCGAGGACTGGGTCGGTGTCCGGCTGCTCAACCGCAGTACCCGAAAGATCAGTCTTACCGAAGAAGGCGCCAGTTTTTACCATACCTGCGTCGACGCGTTTCGCTCGATTGACGATGAGGTCGAGCGCATGCGCGACGCCTCGGCGGAAGTGTTCGGCACCGTAAAGCTGGCTGCGCCGGTCGGCATGGCTTCGCGCTTCATCGCGCCCGCGCTGGGACGGTTCCTGGAGAAGTACCCGCGCGTGTCCGTTGACCTGATTGTGCAGAACAGGATTCCCGACGTTGTCGCTGAAGGCATCGACGTCGGCGTCCTTCCTCACCCGCTGCCGGATACCACGTTGATCGCGCGACGCGTGGTGACATCGCCATTTGTCCTCTGTGCTTCCCCGGCCTACCTGCAACGCCACGGCAGGCCGATGACCATCGCGGATCTGGCGCACCATCGCCGGATCGACCTCCGAAGCTGGGTCACGAACGCGGTGCGGTCATGGCGCCTGCGATCCGGAGACGAAATCGTGACCAGCCAGGCCCCAGCGTGTCTGGTGACCAACGATGGCGACAGCCTCATCGAGGCGATGCTCAGTGGCGCCGGCATCGGGCTGCTTACCCGCTACCGGGTCGTTCCCTACCTGCGTTCCGGACGCCTTGAGACGGTGCTGGACGGACAGGTCGAGGGAGAACTCAGCTACTCGATCTACATGCAGCAACGTAACCAGATACCAAGAAAGATCCGGGTCATGGCGGACTTTCTGTATCACGTGCTCAGCTTGCACCCCGATCTGCGCCAGGAGTGA
- a CDS encoding FAD-dependent oxidoreductase, translated as MKSIHTDVVVVGAGIAGLTTAVRLSEQGVNTLVLERGEPEKYLCNTRMAGGAFHVAHQDVADDSQVILRAITSRTGDSASTELVEALANDIGEATQWLKRQGVRFIKVGHESYRKHTLAPPIATRGREYWVGRGGDVLLRTLASSLAKHGGRILHGARATALTMRDGACVGLHAACVTGPVDIEARAVVICDGGFHSNMDLLREFISPAPEKLKQRNARTGHGDGLRMAREAGAQLVGLNRFYGHALAQDAMHNDDLSPFPMMDFVCAAGIVVDMSGRRFANEGLGGVTMANTIAAQADPLGATVIFDADIWNGPGREYLISANPTLVSSRGTLYSATDLDSLASQAGLPADVLQQTVAQYNAAVDSGSTDSLVPKRSTGGYRAWPIRKAPFYAVKLCAGITYTMGGIMIDADGRVLDAANRPIPNLYAAGCATGGIEGGGDREQVAYIGGLSRSAVFGLRAANAIASTLVPA; from the coding sequence ATGAAATCTATCCATACCGATGTCGTCGTTGTCGGCGCTGGGATCGCGGGCCTGACGACGGCCGTGCGTTTGTCGGAACAAGGCGTCAATACGCTGGTGCTGGAACGCGGGGAGCCGGAAAAGTACCTGTGCAACACGCGCATGGCTGGCGGCGCGTTCCACGTCGCCCACCAGGACGTGGCAGACGATTCACAGGTGATCCTGCGCGCCATCACCAGCCGCACCGGTGACTCCGCCAGCACCGAACTGGTCGAGGCGCTGGCCAACGACATCGGGGAGGCCACGCAATGGCTCAAGCGGCAGGGCGTCCGGTTTATCAAGGTGGGGCATGAGTCGTACCGCAAGCATACGCTGGCACCGCCGATCGCAACGCGGGGCCGCGAGTATTGGGTCGGCCGCGGTGGCGATGTCCTGCTGCGCACCCTGGCCAGCAGTCTGGCGAAACACGGCGGCAGGATTCTGCACGGGGCTCGCGCAACCGCCCTGACCATGCGCGACGGTGCTTGTGTCGGCTTGCACGCGGCGTGCGTCACGGGCCCGGTCGACATTGAGGCACGCGCGGTCGTGATCTGCGATGGCGGATTCCATTCGAACATGGACTTGCTGCGCGAGTTCATCAGCCCCGCGCCGGAGAAGCTCAAACAGCGCAACGCGCGGACCGGCCACGGCGACGGGCTGCGCATGGCGCGCGAAGCGGGTGCGCAACTGGTGGGGCTCAATCGGTTCTACGGTCATGCGCTGGCGCAAGACGCCATGCACAACGATGACTTGTCGCCATTCCCGATGATGGATTTCGTCTGCGCAGCGGGGATTGTGGTCGACATGTCGGGCCGGCGGTTCGCGAACGAGGGCCTGGGCGGCGTGACAATGGCCAACACCATCGCGGCGCAGGCGGATCCGTTGGGCGCAACCGTGATTTTTGATGCGGACATCTGGAACGGACCGGGCCGCGAGTATCTGATTTCCGCCAATCCGACCTTGGTGTCAAGCCGGGGCACCCTTTACTCCGCCACCGACCTCGACAGCCTGGCAAGCCAGGCTGGCCTGCCCGCTGACGTCCTGCAGCAGACGGTGGCCCAGTACAACGCCGCCGTAGACAGCGGCTCGACCGACAGCCTGGTGCCGAAGCGCAGCACCGGCGGTTACCGGGCCTGGCCGATCCGCAAGGCGCCGTTCTACGCGGTCAAGCTCTGTGCCGGCATCACCTACACCATGGGCGGGATCATGATAGACGCCGACGGGCGAGTGCTTGATGCGGCCAACCGGCCGATTCCGAACCTCTATGCGGCCGGCTGTGCCACAGGGGGCATCGAAGGCGGCGGTGATCGTGAACAGGTCGCGTACATCGGCGGGCTGAGCCGCTCCGCGGTCTTTGGCCTGCGCGCGGCGAATGCAATCGCGTCGACGCTGGTCCCGGCGTGA
- a CDS encoding Bug family tripartite tricarboxylate transporter substrate binding protein gives MMGFFSAASAGGALLRAVVRRLMAAAFACALATTATAGAAQSYPDRPIRWIVPWPPGGGADLLARILHARLGQILGQSVVIDNRGGAAGNIGAAAGARAAPDGYTLTFAYSATHSINPLVFPRMPFAEHDFAPVIFLTLVPQVLVVNANLPVHNVQELVALSKKRQVTYASSAPGSIGHLGGELFASMTGANMLHVPYRGGGPALTAVLSGEIDALIGIPVVLGPQIKAGKLRAIGITTSKRTSVLPGVPTIAESGVPNFDVSSWNGVLVPAGTPPEVIAKLNAAFNKTMADPKVRAQLAEAGYEIVGGEPEKLSRFITSELAKWRPVVKKVNLHVD, from the coding sequence ATGATGGGATTCTTCTCTGCGGCCAGCGCCGGCGGTGCGCTGCTTCGTGCAGTGGTTCGGCGGTTGATGGCGGCTGCCTTCGCCTGCGCCCTGGCGACGACCGCGACGGCCGGCGCGGCACAGTCCTATCCGGACCGGCCCATCCGCTGGATCGTCCCGTGGCCGCCGGGTGGGGGTGCTGATCTGCTCGCGCGGATACTGCATGCGCGCCTGGGGCAGATCCTTGGCCAGTCGGTTGTGATCGACAACCGCGGAGGGGCAGCGGGCAACATTGGCGCCGCGGCGGGTGCGAGAGCGGCGCCGGACGGGTACACGCTGACCTTTGCATACTCGGCGACGCATTCGATCAATCCGCTCGTTTTCCCGAGAATGCCCTTCGCCGAACATGACTTTGCGCCGGTGATCTTCCTGACGCTGGTCCCGCAAGTGCTCGTGGTCAACGCCAACCTGCCGGTTCACAACGTGCAGGAACTCGTTGCGCTTTCGAAGAAGCGACAGGTTACCTATGCGTCGTCAGCGCCGGGGTCTATTGGCCACCTGGGCGGTGAGCTGTTTGCGTCGATGACCGGCGCAAACATGCTGCACGTTCCCTATCGAGGCGGCGGTCCCGCCCTGACAGCGGTGCTCTCCGGGGAAATCGATGCGCTGATCGGCATACCCGTCGTCCTCGGGCCGCAGATCAAGGCCGGAAAGTTGCGTGCGATCGGCATTACGACGTCGAAGCGAACCAGTGTTCTGCCAGGTGTGCCGACGATAGCGGAGTCTGGCGTGCCGAACTTCGACGTGAGCTCATGGAATGGCGTGCTGGTCCCCGCCGGGACGCCGCCAGAGGTGATCGCGAAGCTCAACGCGGCATTCAACAAGACGATGGCGGATCCGAAGGTGCGTGCGCAACTCGCCGAAGCCGGCTACGAAATCGTCGGCGGCGAGCCCGAGAAGCTGTCCCGCTTTATCACGAGCGAACTGGCGAAATGGAGGCCGGTAGTGAAAAAGGTAAATCTCCACGTGGACTGA
- a CDS encoding Ldh family oxidoreductase produces the protein MEAGSEKGKSPRGLKQCAVNAHIPLHHLNLDTGFDTMTEKLLDTDNDNTIRMSVSEARALGEGALVKLRYTPEEAAVIATHLVDAATWGYEFAGLPRILVIAGRPELKQPRAPVAVVRETPVSALLDGGNNVGYISLNRAVEVVIEKVRQSGIAIVGLRNSWFAGRNAYYLEKIAREGFATLYFGSSSPTVVPPGAVRKALGTNPLAIALPGKVDPFIFDMGTASVMSGELLMKAFLGETFHKVVGIDKHGEPTRVASELLEGGVLPFGGHKGYGLSLAIQALGLMAGARMRNGDVSDFGYLFVAFNPELLMPTEQFTSEMEELLATIRGLPRQAGVAEIRIPSERGFRERELRRTQGILVNKRVVERLQQLTN, from the coding sequence ATGGAGGCCGGTAGTGAAAAAGGTAAATCTCCACGTGGACTGAAGCAGTGCGCGGTCAACGCTCACATCCCCTTGCACCACCTCAACCTCGATACTGGATTCGATACCATGACTGAAAAGCTGCTGGATACCGACAACGACAACACCATTCGCATGAGCGTGAGCGAGGCAAGAGCGCTCGGCGAGGGCGCCTTGGTCAAGCTCCGGTACACGCCGGAAGAGGCTGCTGTGATCGCAACGCACCTGGTTGACGCTGCCACGTGGGGCTATGAATTCGCGGGTTTGCCCCGGATTCTCGTGATCGCTGGAAGGCCGGAGCTGAAGCAGCCGCGTGCGCCGGTAGCGGTCGTGCGGGAGACGCCGGTGTCAGCGTTGCTCGATGGTGGAAACAATGTGGGCTACATCTCGCTCAATCGTGCTGTCGAGGTCGTCATCGAGAAGGTACGCCAATCCGGCATTGCCATCGTCGGCCTGCGCAACAGCTGGTTTGCCGGGCGCAATGCCTATTACCTGGAGAAGATCGCCAGGGAAGGGTTCGCCACGCTTTACTTTGGCAGCAGCAGTCCCACCGTGGTGCCACCCGGTGCCGTGCGCAAGGCGCTCGGCACCAATCCGCTTGCCATTGCGCTACCAGGCAAGGTTGATCCGTTCATCTTTGACATGGGTACGGCCTCGGTCATGTCGGGCGAGCTCCTTATGAAAGCATTTCTCGGCGAGACGTTTCATAAGGTCGTCGGCATCGACAAGCACGGCGAACCGACGCGCGTAGCGAGCGAACTGCTGGAGGGCGGTGTGCTGCCCTTCGGCGGGCACAAGGGGTATGGCCTGTCCCTCGCCATCCAGGCGCTTGGACTGATGGCGGGCGCCCGGATGCGAAATGGCGACGTTAGCGACTTTGGCTACCTCTTCGTGGCGTTCAATCCGGAACTCCTGATGCCGACTGAACAGTTCACATCGGAAATGGAGGAACTCCTGGCCACAATCAGGGGACTTCCGCGGCAAGCCGGGGTCGCGGAAATTCGTATTCCGTCTGAGCGCGGCTTTCGCGAGCGGGAACTCCGGCGCACGCAAGGTATCCTCGTGAACAAACGCGTCGTAGAACGCTTGCAGCAGTTGACCAACTGA
- a CDS encoding Bug family tripartite tricarboxylate transporter substrate binding protein → MSKLISRRRLLTTTLALAVASTAGGVWAQRPYPNRPVKILVGFAPGGFTDIAARLIAHKLSTALGQPVVVENRPGANGLIASDATASAPPDGYTLMLSSIGLTTNPLLTKRVHYDPVKGFTPISLLAIVPNVLVTNPGVPTKNLGELLALARTRPSPLTQASAGNGSPGHLSGALLQVMAGIRLDHVPYKGSGPAINDLIGGHVDLSFPTIPTALPLVKAGKVRALAVTGGKRSPLMPDVPTIAEAGVPGYDTGGWYGLVGPTGMPKDIAALLSNEVAKIMKMPDVRERFVAEGAEPIGSDGAGMNAFLVKDVERWTGVVKAAHIEVR, encoded by the coding sequence ATGAGCAAACTTATTTCACGCAGAAGGCTATTGACCACAACACTGGCATTGGCGGTCGCTTCGACAGCCGGCGGCGTCTGGGCGCAGCGCCCTTATCCCAACCGCCCTGTCAAGATCCTCGTCGGATTCGCGCCGGGAGGCTTTACCGACATCGCGGCACGCCTGATCGCGCATAAATTGTCCACGGCACTAGGCCAGCCCGTGGTGGTGGAAAACCGGCCTGGCGCGAACGGATTGATCGCGAGCGATGCGACCGCGAGTGCCCCACCGGACGGCTATACGCTGATGCTGTCTTCGATCGGGCTCACGACGAATCCCCTGTTGACGAAGCGGGTGCACTACGACCCGGTCAAGGGCTTCACCCCGATCTCCCTGCTTGCCATTGTCCCCAATGTTCTGGTCACCAATCCCGGTGTGCCGACGAAGAACCTCGGCGAACTGCTGGCCCTGGCGCGCACACGTCCTTCCCCGTTGACGCAGGCTTCCGCGGGCAACGGATCCCCGGGACATCTGTCCGGCGCGTTGTTGCAGGTGATGGCCGGGATCCGGTTGGATCACGTTCCCTACAAGGGCTCGGGGCCGGCAATCAACGACCTGATCGGCGGGCACGTCGATCTCTCGTTTCCGACGATTCCAACCGCCTTGCCGCTGGTCAAGGCTGGCAAGGTCCGGGCGCTCGCGGTCACGGGCGGCAAGCGCTCGCCGTTGATGCCCGATGTACCGACCATCGCGGAGGCGGGTGTGCCGGGCTATGACACTGGCGGGTGGTACGGGCTGGTGGGGCCGACCGGCATGCCGAAGGACATTGCCGCGCTGCTCAGCAACGAGGTCGCAAAGATCATGAAGATGCCTGATGTCAGGGAGCGCTTCGTCGCCGAAGGGGCCGAACCGATCGGGTCGGATGGCGCGGGCATGAACGCGTTTCTCGTCAAGGACGTTGAGCGTTGGACTGGCGTCGTGAAGGCGGCGCATATCGAAGTCAGGTAA